Proteins from a genomic interval of Sphingopyxis sp. QXT-31:
- a CDS encoding DUF3572 domain-containing protein: protein MHDADEALALNALGWILTDEPRAERLVALTGLAPETLRESLGERTTLAAILSFLTAHEADLVACAVGLDIKPEDIAAAAHRLSGDERIDT from the coding sequence TTGCACGATGCCGACGAAGCGCTGGCGCTGAACGCGCTGGGCTGGATCCTGACCGACGAGCCGCGCGCCGAACGGCTGGTCGCGCTCACCGGGCTGGCGCCCGAGACCTTGCGCGAATCGCTCGGCGAACGGACGACGCTTGCGGCGATCCTGTCGTTTCTGACCGCGCATGAGGCCGACCTCGTCGCTTGCGCTGTCGGGCTCGACATCAAGCCCGAGGATATCGCTGCCGCTGCCCATCGCCTGTCCGGCGACGAAAGGATCGATACATGA
- the gltX gene encoding glutamate--tRNA ligase — translation MTVTTRFAPSPTGSLHVGNVRTALHNWLWARKHGGRFLLRIDDTDLERSKEEYVAGIRADLAWLGLDIDGEERQSARFALYEAEFEKLKAAGRVYACYETPEELDIRRKVLLSRGLPPVYERKPEGAPVPEGVAPHWRFRLDHEAAIIWTDLVRGSQHFEPKTMSDPVVRRADGSWLYLLPSVIDDVAMGISHVVRGEDHVSNTAAQIQMFEALGAKPPAFAHEALLVGTEGKLSKRLCSLGMAALREQGIEPVALVALLARLGTSDPVEPVTTAAPLIDTIDFAHFGRAPARFDEAELALLNQKIVHQLDHGDVAARLPAAIDAARWHAIRPNLMTVAEAADWVAVFDGPFAPPPAAAEDRAVLEAAAAAAPGIDWGVDPWHALTGAVKDATGAKSRALFLPLRRALTGRDHGPDMAELLPLIAQEQAVARLSA, via the coding sequence ATGACCGTCACCACGCGTTTCGCCCCCTCGCCGACCGGCAGCCTCCACGTCGGCAATGTCCGCACCGCGCTCCACAATTGGCTGTGGGCGCGCAAGCATGGCGGGCGTTTCCTGTTGCGCATCGACGACACCGACCTCGAGCGCTCGAAGGAGGAATATGTCGCGGGGATCCGCGCCGATCTCGCGTGGCTCGGGCTCGATATCGACGGCGAGGAACGCCAGTCGGCGCGCTTCGCGCTTTACGAGGCCGAGTTCGAGAAATTGAAGGCGGCGGGGCGCGTCTATGCCTGTTACGAGACCCCCGAGGAGCTCGACATCCGCCGCAAGGTGCTACTTTCGCGTGGGCTGCCGCCGGTCTATGAGCGCAAGCCCGAGGGCGCGCCGGTCCCCGAGGGCGTGGCGCCGCACTGGCGTTTCCGTCTCGACCATGAGGCGGCGATCATATGGACCGATCTGGTACGCGGGTCGCAGCATTTCGAACCAAAGACTATGTCCGACCCAGTGGTGCGCCGCGCCGACGGCAGCTGGCTCTATCTGCTGCCCAGCGTCATCGACGATGTGGCGATGGGCATCTCGCATGTGGTGCGCGGCGAGGACCATGTGTCGAACACCGCGGCGCAGATCCAGATGTTCGAGGCACTCGGCGCAAAGCCGCCCGCATTCGCGCATGAGGCGCTGCTCGTCGGGACCGAGGGCAAATTGTCGAAGCGCCTGTGCTCGCTCGGCATGGCGGCCTTGCGCGAACAGGGGATCGAGCCGGTCGCGCTCGTCGCGCTGCTTGCGCGCCTCGGCACCAGCGATCCGGTCGAGCCTGTCACCACTGCCGCGCCGCTGATCGACACGATCGATTTCGCGCATTTCGGTCGCGCCCCCGCGCGCTTCGACGAGGCCGAACTGGCGCTGCTCAACCAGAAGATCGTGCATCAGCTGGACCATGGCGACGTCGCCGCCCGGCTCCCCGCCGCGATCGACGCCGCGCGCTGGCACGCGATTCGCCCCAATCTGATGACCGTCGCCGAAGCTGCCGACTGGGTCGCGGTGTTCGACGGGCCGTTCGCGCCGCCGCCCGCCGCCGCTGAGGATCGCGCCGTGCTCGAAGCCGCGGCGGCCGCGGCCCCCGGCATCGACTGGGGCGTCGACCCCTGGCACGCGCTGACCGGCGCGGTGAAGGACGCGACCGGCGCCAAGAGCCGCGCGCTGTTCCTGCCGCTGCGCCGCGCGCTCACCGGCCGCGACCACGGCCCCGACATGGCCGAACTGCTGCCGCTGATCGCGCAGGAGCAGGCGGTGGCGCGGCTTTCGGCGTAA
- a CDS encoding RidA family protein produces MDIAAKLADLGLELPKAAAPVAAYVPVVEQGGMLYVSGQLPFDDGKVVTGRLGADVDVAGGYDAARRCALMLLAQIGNALDGDWSRVEKVAKLGVFVNSTPDFTDQAKVANGASELFESLFGDAGRHARAAVGVAVLPLGAAVEADAIVAVRPA; encoded by the coding sequence ATGGATATCGCCGCCAAGCTCGCCGACCTCGGCCTCGAACTGCCCAAGGCCGCGGCGCCCGTCGCCGCCTATGTGCCCGTCGTCGAACAGGGCGGCATGCTCTATGTCAGTGGCCAGCTGCCGTTCGACGACGGCAAGGTCGTCACCGGTCGGCTCGGCGCCGATGTCGATGTCGCGGGCGGCTATGACGCCGCGCGGCGCTGCGCCTTGATGCTGCTCGCGCAGATCGGCAATGCGCTGGACGGCGACTGGTCGCGTGTCGAGAAAGTCGCGAAGCTCGGCGTCTTCGTGAACAGCACGCCCGATTTCACCGACCAGGCCAAGGTCGCCAATGGCGCGTCCGAATTATTCGAATCGCTGTTCGGCGATGCCGGGCGCCATGCGCGCGCGGCGGTCGGGGTCGCGGTGCTGCCGCTCGGCGCCGCGGTCGAGGCCGACGCGATCGTCGCGGTGCGGCCGGCCTAA
- the rpmG gene encoding 50S ribosomal protein L33 produces the protein MAKPTTVKIKLVSTADTGFFYVTKKNPRTMTEKMAQRKYDPVVRKHVEFKEAKIK, from the coding sequence ATGGCCAAGCCGACGACCGTCAAGATCAAGCTCGTGAGCACCGCCGACACCGGCTTCTTCTACGTCACCAAGAAGAACCCGCGCACGATGACCGAGAAGATGGCGCAGCGCAAATATGACCCCGTCGTGCGCAAGCATGTCGAGTTCAAGGAAGCCAAGATCAAGTGA
- the lptB gene encoding LPS export ABC transporter ATP-binding protein: MTDDTSLASPPSGGDHGVADHVAHVQDDAAAGNGLAVVSIAKSYDKRVVLSDVSLSVAKGEVVGLLGPNGAGKTTCFYSIMGLVKPDAGRIMLDGADITALPMYRRAILGLGYLPQETSIFRGMTVEQNISAVLELAEPDRVSRERRLEELLEEFGLTRLRASAAMALSGGERRRAEIARALAANPSIMLLDEPFAGIDPLSISDIRDLVADLKTRGIGVLITDHNVRETLDLVDRACIIYDGKVLLAGSPAELVADPEVRRLYLGEGFSL; the protein is encoded by the coding sequence ATGACTGACGATACCTCTCTTGCGAGTCCTCCGAGCGGCGGCGACCATGGCGTCGCCGACCATGTCGCGCATGTCCAGGACGATGCCGCGGCGGGCAACGGGCTCGCGGTCGTGTCGATCGCCAAAAGCTACGACAAACGCGTCGTCCTCTCCGACGTCTCGCTCTCGGTGGCCAAGGGCGAGGTCGTCGGCCTGCTCGGCCCGAACGGCGCGGGCAAGACGACCTGCTTCTATTCGATCATGGGGCTGGTAAAGCCCGACGCCGGGCGCATCATGCTCGACGGCGCCGACATCACCGCGCTCCCGATGTACCGCCGCGCGATCCTCGGCCTCGGTTATCTGCCGCAGGAAACCTCGATCTTTCGCGGCATGACCGTCGAACAGAATATCAGCGCGGTGCTCGAACTCGCCGAGCCCGACCGCGTGTCGCGCGAGCGGCGGCTCGAGGAACTGCTCGAGGAATTCGGCCTGACGCGGCTGCGCGCGTCGGCGGCGATGGCGCTGTCGGGCGGCGAACGCCGCCGCGCCGAAATCGCCCGCGCGCTCGCCGCCAATCCGTCGATCATGCTGCTCGACGAGCCTTTCGCGGGCATCGATCCGCTGTCGATTTCGGACATCCGCGATCTCGTCGCCGATCTGAAGACGCGCGGCATCGGGGTGCTGATCACCGATCACAATGTCCGCGAGACGCTCGACCTCGTCGACCGCGCCTGCATCATCTATGACGGCAAGGTGCTGCTCGCGGGCTCGCCGGCCGAACTCGTCGCCGACCCCGAGGTGCGCCGCCTGTATCTGGGCGAGGGTTTCTCGCTGTGA
- the panC gene encoding pantoate--beta-alanine ligase, whose amino-acid sequence MQIIRDIAMLRRAVSALQQGGKSVALVPTMGALHDGHMSLVRMGKRVADHVVVSIFVNPTQFGPNEDFDAYPRDEARDAAMLAQEGVALLWAPDVATMYPGGHSTHIEVAELGSDYCGAARPGHFDGVATVVAKLFNQVRADVAIFGEKDWQQLAIIRRMARDLDFALDILGAPIARDADGLPLSSRNAYLSEAQRAAATAFPDALKAAAAAIMGGADVASSLAAAEKAIVAGGFDSVDYVALADAESLERLGEFRTPTRLLAAARIGKTRLIDNYPVG is encoded by the coding sequence GTGCAAATCATCCGTGACATCGCGATGCTCCGCCGTGCCGTTTCGGCACTGCAGCAGGGCGGCAAGAGCGTCGCCTTGGTCCCGACGATGGGCGCGCTGCACGACGGCCATATGTCGCTGGTCCGGATGGGCAAACGCGTCGCCGATCATGTCGTGGTGTCGATCTTCGTCAACCCGACGCAGTTCGGACCCAACGAGGATTTCGACGCCTATCCGCGCGACGAGGCGCGCGACGCCGCGATGCTGGCGCAAGAGGGCGTCGCCCTGCTCTGGGCGCCCGATGTGGCGACCATGTATCCCGGCGGCCATTCGACGCATATCGAGGTCGCCGAACTCGGCAGCGATTATTGCGGCGCCGCGCGGCCCGGCCATTTCGACGGCGTCGCGACCGTCGTCGCCAAATTGTTCAATCAGGTGCGCGCGGACGTCGCGATCTTCGGCGAGAAGGACTGGCAGCAGCTCGCGATCATCCGCCGCATGGCGCGCGACCTCGACTTCGCGCTCGACATATTGGGCGCGCCGATCGCGCGCGATGCCGACGGGCTCCCGCTGTCGTCGCGCAACGCCTATCTTTCGGAGGCGCAGCGCGCGGCGGCGACCGCCTTTCCCGATGCGCTGAAAGCCGCAGCCGCGGCGATTATGGGCGGCGCCGACGTCGCTTCAAGCCTTGCCGCCGCCGAAAAGGCGATCGTCGCGGGCGGGTTCGACAGCGTCGACTATGTTGCGCTCGCCGACGCCGAAAGCCTCGAACGGCTCGGCGAGTTTCGCACCCCCACGCGGCTGCTCGCGGCGGCGCGAATCGGAAAAACGCGGCTGATCGACAATTATCCGGTCGGCTGA
- a CDS encoding GNAT family N-acetyltransferase produces MAEADPPARSISLGTGVEAIDAAAWDALHDGGNPFVSHRFLSLLERSGSVGPGTGWQAAPLLVEDEGGALVAAAPAYLKSHSQGEYVFDHAWADAWARAGGDYYPKLQIAAPFTPVPGPRLLAKNDEDAILLLRAAEAVVRQNGLSSAHATFVAPEQMPLFEEAGWLVRRDIQFHFANAGYASFDDFLATLTSMKRKQLRKERARAVDGLRIEEFSGAAIRPGHWDAMWLFYQDTGARKWGQPYLTREAFDLMGQTMAEDIILVLAFDGDGRAVAGAMHLLGADTLYGRYWGCLIDIPYLHFELCYYRAIDIAIARGLKRVEAGAQGGHKLARGYGPVATWSAHFIADPGFRRAVADYLETERRAEESEMEWLEGHMPFRQKV; encoded by the coding sequence GTGGCCGAGGCCGACCCGCCCGCGCGCAGCATCTCGCTCGGCACCGGCGTCGAGGCGATCGACGCCGCGGCGTGGGATGCGCTGCACGACGGCGGCAATCCTTTCGTCTCGCACCGCTTCCTGTCGCTGCTCGAACGATCGGGCAGCGTGGGGCCGGGGACCGGCTGGCAGGCCGCGCCCTTGCTGGTCGAGGACGAGGGGGGGGCGCTCGTCGCCGCGGCGCCCGCTTACCTCAAATCGCACAGCCAGGGCGAATATGTCTTCGACCACGCCTGGGCCGATGCCTGGGCGCGCGCGGGCGGCGATTATTATCCCAAGCTGCAGATCGCCGCGCCCTTCACCCCGGTGCCGGGGCCGCGGCTGCTCGCGAAGAATGACGAGGACGCGATCCTGCTGCTCCGCGCCGCCGAGGCCGTGGTGCGCCAGAACGGCCTGTCGTCGGCGCACGCCACTTTTGTGGCGCCCGAACAGATGCCGCTGTTCGAGGAGGCGGGCTGGCTTGTCCGCCGCGACATCCAGTTCCATTTCGCCAATGCCGGCTATGCCAGCTTCGACGATTTCCTCGCCACTTTGACCTCGATGAAGCGCAAGCAGTTGCGCAAGGAGCGCGCGCGCGCGGTCGATGGCCTACGGATCGAAGAGTTCAGCGGAGCCGCGATCCGGCCCGGGCATTGGGACGCGATGTGGCTTTTCTATCAGGATACCGGCGCGCGCAAATGGGGGCAGCCGTATCTCACGCGCGAGGCGTTTGACCTGATGGGGCAGACGATGGCCGAGGATATCATTCTCGTCCTCGCCTTTGACGGTGACGGGCGCGCAGTCGCGGGCGCGATGCATCTGCTCGGCGCCGACACGCTCTACGGGCGTTACTGGGGCTGCCTGATCGACATCCCCTATCTGCATTTCGAACTCTGCTATTATCGCGCGATCGACATCGCGATCGCGCGCGGCCTGAAGCGCGTCGAGGCGGGCGCGCAGGGCGGGCACAAGCTCGCGCGCGGCTACGGCCCCGTCGCGACCTGGTCGGCGCATTTCATCGCCGATCCGGGTTTCCGGCGCGCGGTCGCCGACTATCTGGAAACCGAACGCCGCGCCGAAGAATCGGAAATGGAGTGGCTCGAAGGGCATATGCCCTTTCGGCAGAAGGTCTGA
- a CDS encoding sel1 repeat family protein, which translates to MANSLKSAQYLIESRLLDAARGDANAYFDLGIAFSTGSGGVDVDLIQAHKWFNLAALGGNKEGQQCRADLSDEMTREEIAEAQRQARAWLDETARRPAARRFAA; encoded by the coding sequence ATGGCCAACAGTCTGAAGTCTGCGCAATATCTGATCGAAAGCCGGCTGCTCGACGCCGCGCGCGGCGACGCCAATGCCTATTTCGATCTCGGCATTGCCTTTTCGACCGGAAGCGGCGGGGTCGACGTCGACCTGATCCAGGCGCATAAATGGTTCAATCTCGCGGCGCTCGGCGGCAACAAGGAAGGCCAGCAATGCCGCGCCGACCTGTCCGACGAAATGACGCGCGAGGAAATCGCGGAAGCGCAGCGTCAGGCGCGCGCCTGGCTCGACGAAACCGCGCGCCGCCCGGCCGCCCGGCGGTTTGCTGCCTGA
- a CDS encoding Lrp/AsnC family transcriptional regulator → MRKMPDLDIFDRRLLALVREDNQQPARVLADKVGLSLSAVLRRLRRLRDEKVIVADIAVVNPALTGSALTMHVLVRMQQAGPQTMDHFAREIVRHPEITGAWDVTGEDDFLLKVQVGTMEDYDRFTRRALGEDRGVHSFTTMIAIRNIIENDVARRPLREG, encoded by the coding sequence ATGCGAAAAATGCCCGATCTCGACATCTTCGACCGCCGCCTGCTCGCGCTGGTGCGCGAGGATAATCAACAGCCCGCGCGGGTGCTCGCCGACAAGGTCGGACTGTCGCTGTCGGCGGTGCTGCGCCGCCTGCGGCGGCTGCGCGACGAGAAGGTAATCGTCGCCGATATCGCGGTGGTCAATCCAGCGCTGACCGGCTCGGCGCTGACCATGCATGTGCTCGTCCGGATGCAGCAGGCGGGGCCGCAGACTATGGACCATTTCGCGCGCGAGATTGTCCGCCACCCCGAAATCACCGGCGCGTGGGATGTCACCGGCGAGGATGACTTCCTGCTCAAGGTCCAGGTCGGGACGATGGAAGATTACGACCGCTTCACCCGCCGCGCGCTGGGCGAGGACAGGGGCGTGCACAGCTTCACGACGATGATCGCGATCCGCAACATCATCGAGAACGACGTCGCGCGGCGCCCGTTGCGCGAGGGGTGA
- a CDS encoding energy transducer TonB, with translation MTLIPMLSSVLSARRTAVPAGPDLLQRGGYNPGAGHRPAAAAIAIGLSAALLVAVALSPMIIEPKPIVEPTIGTLIELDKPVPPPPDPTDQALPPQSALSAAPPLVPTPPTSDFTAPVLPPIPVPPTAEPGPVSIPETPPAPPPKLVLAQLDQRYIGGFQPDYPPREQREGIEGVAKVRVLIGADGKVKQVELVSSDSPGFFEATKRRALAKWRFKPATRGGVAEESWKEMTVRFEIRNA, from the coding sequence ATGACCCTGATACCGATGCTTTCGTCCGTCCTGTCGGCACGCCGAACCGCAGTGCCCGCCGGACCCGACCTGTTGCAGCGCGGCGGTTACAACCCGGGCGCCGGGCATCGACCTGCCGCCGCGGCGATCGCGATCGGCCTGTCCGCGGCGCTGCTCGTCGCGGTCGCGCTGTCGCCGATGATCATCGAACCCAAGCCGATCGTCGAGCCGACCATCGGCACGCTGATCGAACTCGACAAGCCGGTGCCGCCGCCCCCCGACCCCACCGACCAGGCGCTGCCGCCGCAAAGCGCGCTGTCCGCGGCTCCGCCGCTTGTCCCGACGCCGCCGACGAGCGACTTCACCGCCCCGGTGCTGCCCCCGATTCCGGTGCCGCCGACTGCCGAGCCGGGGCCGGTCTCGATCCCCGAAACGCCGCCCGCGCCGCCGCCCAAGCTGGTGCTCGCGCAGCTCGACCAGCGCTATATCGGCGGTTTCCAGCCCGACTATCCGCCGCGCGAGCAGCGCGAGGGGATCGAAGGTGTGGCGAAGGTCCGGGTGCTGATCGGCGCCGACGGCAAGGTGAAGCAGGTCGAACTGGTCAGCAGCGACAGCCCCGGTTTCTTCGAGGCGACCAAGCGGCGCGCGCTCGCCAAATGGCGCTTCAAGCCCGCGACGCGCGGCGGGGTCGCCGAGGAAAGCTGGAAGGAGATGACGGTGCGGTTCGAAATCCGCAACGCCTGA
- a CDS encoding division plane positioning ATPase MipZ: protein MTTPAPHRIIFANEKGGTGKSTCAVHFAVALAAQGWKVAGLDLDPRQRTFHRYLENRLATEKRRGIDLPTPEFEVFTGSTIAELDEQVARLSAGADYFVADTPGRDDVFARHLATGADTLITPINDSFIDFDLIGQVDPETFQVTRPSFYSELIWDARKARAKTDGRTIDWIILRNRLQHVDAHNMRRVGEALTQLSRRVGFRVIPGLGERVIYRELFPAGLTLLDKAHLGGMGIGHVVARQELREAMAGLNLPVRQRLHPDGDLFAAA, encoded by the coding sequence ATGACGACCCCCGCGCCGCACCGCATCATCTTTGCCAATGAAAAGGGCGGGACCGGGAAATCGACCTGCGCCGTGCATTTTGCGGTCGCGCTGGCGGCGCAGGGCTGGAAGGTCGCGGGGCTCGATCTCGACCCGCGCCAGCGCACCTTTCACCGCTATCTCGAGAACCGCTTGGCGACCGAAAAGCGCCGCGGCATCGACCTGCCGACCCCCGAATTCGAGGTGTTCACCGGATCGACGATCGCGGAGCTCGACGAGCAGGTCGCGCGCCTTTCCGCGGGCGCCGATTATTTCGTCGCCGACACCCCGGGCCGCGACGATGTTTTCGCGCGCCACCTCGCGACCGGCGCCGACACGCTCATCACCCCGATCAACGACAGCTTCATCGATTTCGACCTGATCGGCCAAGTCGATCCCGAGACGTTCCAGGTCACGCGCCCCAGCTTTTATTCGGAGCTGATCTGGGATGCGCGCAAGGCGCGCGCGAAGACCGACGGGCGCACGATCGACTGGATCATCCTGCGCAACCGCCTCCAACATGTCGATGCGCACAATATGCGCCGCGTCGGCGAGGCGCTGACCCAGCTGTCGCGCCGCGTCGGCTTCCGCGTCATCCCCGGGCTCGGCGAGCGCGTTATCTATCGCGAACTTTTCCCCGCGGGGCTCACGCTGCTCGACAAGGCGCATCTCGGCGGCATGGGCATCGGCCATGTCGTCGCGCGGCAGGAACTGCGCGAAGCTATGGCGGGACTGAACCTGCCCGTGCGCCAGCGGCTGCACCCCGACGGCGACCTGTTCGCCGCCGCCTGA
- the pgmG gene encoding phosphoglucomutase/phosphomannomutase PgmG, whose protein sequence is MTHDFHPTMLREYDIRGVVGDTLSDADAYAIGRSFATMIRRAGGKSVAVGYDGRLSSPMLAEALIRGINEAGVDALNVGLGPTPMLYYAASTEPVDGGIQITGSHNPPDYNGFKMVFQGRPFFGADIQAIGAMAAAGDWDSGEGSAQTIDIVDAYVDRLVEGFAGTAFRIGWDAGNGAAGTVIEKLTAKLPGEHFLLFTDIDGHFPNHHPDPTEEKNLADLRKLVAERNLDFGVAFDGDGDRIGAIDGEGRVIWGDQLLQIYAAAVLQDRPGATVIADVKASQALFDRVAELGGQPLMWKTGHSLIKAKMKEVGSPLAGEMSGHIFFADRYYGYDDAPYAAIRLIEAATKLGQSVTELRGGMAPMVNTPELRFQVDEVRKFAIVDEVLARLAASGAQVDRTDGARVLTDDGWWLLRASNTQDVLVARAEAKDEAALGRLMAAIDEQLALSGVVRGESVGH, encoded by the coding sequence ATGACCCATGATTTCCACCCGACGATGCTGCGCGAATATGATATCCGCGGCGTCGTCGGCGACACGCTGTCGGACGCCGACGCCTATGCCATCGGGCGCAGCTTCGCGACGATGATCCGCCGCGCGGGCGGCAAGTCGGTCGCGGTCGGATACGACGGGCGGCTGTCGTCGCCGATGCTCGCCGAGGCCCTGATCCGCGGGATCAACGAGGCGGGGGTCGATGCGCTGAACGTCGGGCTCGGGCCGACGCCGATGCTCTATTATGCGGCGTCAACCGAGCCAGTGGACGGCGGCATACAGATAACCGGCAGCCACAATCCCCCCGACTATAACGGCTTCAAGATGGTGTTTCAGGGACGTCCGTTCTTCGGCGCCGATATCCAGGCGATCGGCGCGATGGCCGCGGCGGGCGACTGGGACAGCGGCGAGGGATCGGCGCAGACCATCGACATCGTCGACGCCTATGTCGACCGGCTGGTCGAGGGTTTCGCCGGCACCGCCTTCCGCATCGGCTGGGACGCCGGCAACGGCGCCGCGGGCACCGTCATCGAAAAGCTCACCGCGAAGCTGCCGGGCGAGCATTTCCTGTTGTTTACCGACATCGACGGCCATTTTCCGAACCACCATCCCGATCCGACCGAAGAGAAGAATCTGGCGGATTTGCGGAAGCTCGTCGCCGAGAGGAACCTCGATTTCGGCGTCGCTTTCGATGGAGACGGCGACCGCATCGGCGCGATCGACGGCGAGGGGCGGGTGATCTGGGGCGACCAGCTGCTGCAGATCTACGCCGCCGCAGTGCTGCAGGACCGGCCCGGCGCGACGGTGATCGCCGATGTGAAGGCGAGCCAGGCGCTGTTCGACCGCGTCGCCGAGCTGGGCGGCCAGCCCTTGATGTGGAAGACCGGCCACAGCCTGATCAAGGCGAAGATGAAGGAGGTCGGCAGTCCGCTCGCGGGTGAGATGAGCGGGCATATCTTCTTCGCCGACCGCTATTACGGCTATGACGATGCGCCCTATGCCGCGATCCGCCTGATCGAGGCGGCGACGAAGCTTGGACAGAGCGTCACTGAACTCCGCGGCGGCATGGCGCCGATGGTGAATACGCCCGAACTGCGCTTCCAGGTCGACGAGGTCCGCAAATTCGCCATTGTGGACGAGGTTCTCGCGCGGCTCGCGGCTTCGGGCGCGCAGGTCGACCGCACCGACGGCGCGCGCGTGTTGACCGACGACGGCTGGTGGCTGCTCCGCGCGTCTAACACGCAGGATGTGCTCGTGGCGCGCGCCGAGGCGAAGGACGAGGCGGCGCTCGGCCGGCTGATGGCGGCGATCGACGAACAGCTGGCGCTGTCGGGCGTCGTGCGCGGGGAAAGCGTGGGGCATTGA
- a CDS encoding response regulator — MGKTILVVEDNELNLRLFCDLLNAHGYSAHPVRDGRDALDKARELTPDLIIMDIQLPHVSGLELIGQMKADLMLREVPIMAVTAYAGKGDEDQIRAAGAEAYVSKPISVIKFIESVGAFA; from the coding sequence ATGGGCAAGACCATATTGGTGGTCGAGGATAATGAACTCAACCTGCGCCTGTTCTGCGATCTGCTCAACGCCCATGGCTATAGCGCACATCCGGTGCGCGACGGGCGCGATGCGCTCGACAAGGCGCGCGAGCTGACCCCCGACCTGATCATCATGGACATCCAGCTGCCGCACGTCAGCGGGCTCGAACTGATCGGCCAGATGAAGGCCGACCTGATGCTGCGCGAAGTGCCGATCATGGCGGTCACCGCCTATGCCGGCAAGGGCGACGAGGACCAGATCCGCGCCGCAGGGGCCGAGGCCTATGTCTCGAAACCGATTTCGGTGATCAAGTTCATCGAGAGCGTGGGGGCTTTCGCTTGA